The genomic window CAAAACTTGTAATTGGCACTGTTGCCCCTGCTCCAGCAAAATCAACTAACGGTTCATATAAGCCAAAACCTGCTAGCACGGCCCCACTAACGACTAAAGTGGACATGGTATGAGCTGGTGTTAATTTCACTACATCCATCAACAACTGACCAATCACACAAATGACTCCTCCAACAAGAAACGCCCACAAAAAAATCATAATGCGCCTCCTTTTGGTGACTCAATGACAACGGCATGAGCAATACATGGAATTGTTTCTTTTTGCTGGAACGATAATGGCGATAAAAGCGCACCGGTCGCAACTACAAGCAAACGACGAATCTCTCCTGATTTTACTTTGTTTAGTAAATGACCATACGTCACAACCGCAGAACAGCCTGGACCACTTGCCCCTGCTAATACGGGTTGATCCTCTTTGTACAACATTAACCCACAATCTTGAAAGCGATCATGTCCTAATTCATACCCTTTTTGTTTGAGCAAATCCCGACAAATGGGCAATCCAATTTGACCTAAATCACCTGTTACAATAAGGTCATAATCATCTGGACCCCGGTGGAACTCTTTAAAATGAGTCTCAATTGTATCGGCTG from Shouchella hunanensis includes these protein-coding regions:
- the spoVAE gene encoding stage V sporulation protein AE — encoded protein: MIFLWAFLVGGVICVIGQLLMDVVKLTPAHTMSTLVVSGAVLAGFGLYEPLVDFAGAGATVPITSFGNSLVQGAMEEANQVGLIGIITGIFEITSAGISAAIIFGFIAALVFKPKG